A DNA window from Pyrus communis chromosome 3, drPyrComm1.1, whole genome shotgun sequence contains the following coding sequences:
- the LOC137729752 gene encoding dolichyl-diphosphooligosaccharide--protein glycosyltransferase subunit 2-like, whose translation MASGSLGGFLVLVLAVSICHAAASVFHPISDSHRSAAAELFAPVDGSFGSLEEAYEALRSFEVLGINKKSDIRTTTCQSVVEKLRSLSSAPKYLFYALKVNGILECTVINEVFEGIASRLKTNVNGASSLLEFYYSIGSLVLIKDQSPEVDVLLADAGGVFHSIKSLSQSDGRWRFSLDNPEASTYAAGLALEALSGVIELASSKVDQSKIGTLKSDILKLFDSIEKYDDGTIYFDEKVVDLREHQSPLSTTASVIRGLTAFATVTSGNIKIPGDKILGLAKFFLGIGIPGNAKDFFNQIDSLASLESNGVSIPLVLSLPATVLSLTKKDQLQVKVNTVLGSSAPPLTVKLVKAFSSGSKAASKIASQELKFDKESGSHFLDVLPESIDVGSYTFVFEVVLHDSEEENVYATGGSTQVQIFITGVIKIENAEIAVLDSDIGSIETQKKLDLARGSTVSLSANHLQKLRLSFQLTTPSGHAFKPHQVFLKLTHETKVEHIFVVGISGQKFEKILDFLGLVEKFYYLSGRYDIQLTVGDAVMENSFLRAIGQIDLDLPEAPEKASRPPSPAVDPYSKYGPKAEITHIFRVPEKRPSQELSLVFLGLVLLPLIGFFIGLLRLGVNLKNFPTSAVPATFGILFHVGIAAVLLLYVLFWLKLDLFTTLKTLGLLGAFLLFVGHRILSHLASTSSKLKSA comes from the exons ATGGCTTCCGGAAGCCTCGGCGGATTTCTGGTGCTGGTTTTGGCGGTTTCGATCTGCCATGCTGCTGCTTCTGTCTTCCACCCGATTTCCGACTCTCACCGGTCCGCGGCTGCGGAGCTATTTGCGCCCGTCGATGGATCGTTCGGGAG TTTAGAAGAGGCATATGAAGCCTTAAGATCGTTCGAGGTTCTTGGGATTAATAAGAAGTCCGATATACGGACCACTACTTGTCAGTCTGTTGTTGAAAAACTCAGGTCATTGTCGTCTGCCCCAAAGTATTTGTTCTATGCCTTAAAGGTTAACGGCATTTTGGAGTGCACGGTTATAAATGAAGTATTTGAG GGCATTGCTTCAAGACTTAAAACTAATGTCAATGGTGCAAGTTCATTGCTCGAGTTCTACTACTCAATTGGAAGCTTGGTACTTATTAAG GATCAAAGTCCTGAAGTCGATGTACTTCTTGCTGATGCTGGTGGAGTTTTCCATTCTATCAAG TCTCTCAGCCAGAGTGATGGAAGGTGGCGCTTCAGTTTGGATAATCCTGAGGCTAGTACCTATGCTGCTG GATTAGCTCTTGAAGCACTTTCTGGAGTTATTGAATTAGCATCTTCCAAAGTTGATCAGTCTAAG ATTGGTACATTGAAAAGTGATATTTTGAAGCTTTTTGACAGTATTGAGAAATATG ATGATGGGACCATTTACTTTGATGAAAAAGTTGTTGATCTGCGTGAGCATCAGAGTCCTCTTTCAACTACTGCATCAGTTATTCGAGGATTAACAGCATTTGCAACTGTGACATCTGGAAACATAAAG ATTCCAGGGGACAAGATATTGGGTCTAGCAAAATTTTTCCTTGGAATTGGCATTCCTGGCAATGCTAAAGACTTTTTCAACCAAATAGACTCATTAGCGTCTTTGGAAAGCAATGG GGTCTCTATTCCTTTGGTATTATCACTTCCAGCTACAGTGCTTTCATTGACCAAGAAAGACCAGCTCCAG GTGAAAGTGAATACTGTGCTTGGTTCAAGTGCACCACCTCTGACAGTTAAGTTGGTGAAAGCATTCAGTTCTGGTTCAAAAGCTGCGTCTAAAATTGCAAGCCAG GAACTCAAGTTTGACAAAGAAAGTGGGTCCCATTTCTTGGATGTTTTGCCAGAAAGTATCGATGTTGGAAGTTACACATTTGTCTTTGAG GTGGTTCTGCATGATTCTGAAGAAGAAAATGTTTATGCAACTGGAGGGTCTACTCAAGTACAGATATTTATCACAGGAGttatcaaaattgaaaatgcAGAGATTGCAGTACTGGATAGTGACATTGGGAGCATAGAAACCCAGAAAAA ACTAGATTTAGCCAGAGGAAGTACTGTCTCGCTATCAGCTAACCACCTCCAAAAGCTGCGTCTATCCTTTCAATTGACCACTCCTTCTGGGCATGCTTTTAAGCCTCATCAG GTATTTCTTAAGTTAACACATGAGACCAAGGTTGAACATATCTTTGTGGTGGGAATCTCTGGCCAAAAGTTTGAGAAAATACTG GATTTTCTCGGATTAGTTGAGAAGTTTTACTATCTGTCTGGTAGATATGATATTCAACTAACTGTTGGTGATGCTGTAATG GAAAACTCTTTCTTACGGGCTATTGGCCAGATTGATTTGGATCTACCAGAAGCACCTGAGAAGGCCTCCCGCCCTCCTTCTCCAGCTGTTGATCCTTACTCAAAGTACGGGCCCAAAGCTGAGATAACCCATATCTTTAGGGTTCCAGAAAAGCGTCCTTCTCAGGAGCTCTCTCTCGTTTTCTTGGGCCTTGTGCTTTTGCCATTGATTGGATTTTTTATTGGA CTATTACGCTTGGGGGTGAATCTGAAGAACTTCCCCACTTCAGCAGTACCCGCCACCTTCGGTATACTATTCCATGTTGGCATCGCTGCAGTTCTTTTGCTCTATGTGCTCTTCTGGTTGAAG TTGGATCTATTTACGACTCTCAAAACGCTTGGATTGTTGGGAGCCTTCTTGCTGTTTGTCGGACACCGGATTCTTTCCCACCTGGCCTCTACGTCATCCAAGTTGAAATCTGCTTGA
- the LOC137729751 gene encoding probable methyltransferase PMT3 has product MSKGRADGSPKKRFVTTILVLVIICGLLYLYSKKNDSSTLEYGSKIRKFHSTYLGADEDVDESHPKLGEDEEDGVILKSIPVCDDRHSELIPCLDRNLIYERRLKLDLSVMEHYERHCPVPERRYNCLIPPPPGYKIPIKWPKSRDEVWKANIPHTHLATEKSDQKWMVVKGEKIGFPGGGTHFHYGAGKYIASMANMLNFPKNILNNGGRLRTVLDVGCGVASFGGYLLSSDIIAMSLAPNDVHQNQIQFALERGIPAYLGVLGTKRLPYPSRSFELAHCSRCRIDWLQRDGILLLELDRVLRPGGYFAYSSPEAYAQDEEDLRIWKAMSALVERMCWKIAAKRNQTVIWVKPLTNDCYMERPPGTQPPLCRSDDDPDAVYNVKMEACITPYSEQNHRARGSGLAPWPTRLTTPPPRLGDFGYSSDIFEKDMEAWQRRVENYWNLLSPKISSDTIRNVMDMKANLGSFAGALKNKDVWVMNVVPEDGPNTLKIIYDRGLIGSVHNWCEAYSTYPRTYDLLHAWTIFSDIERKGCSGVDLLIEMDRILRPKGFIIVRDNRKVVEFINKHMKALHWEAVATADAEGGTEKDDDVVFIIQKKIWRTSESFRNVE; this is encoded by the exons ATGTCGAAGGGAAGGGCTGACGGGAGCCCAAAGAAACGTTTCGTCACCACAATTCTTGTTTTGGTGATCATTTGTGGTCTCCTGTACTTGTATTCTAAGAAAAATGATTCCTCCACTCTTGAGTATGGCAGTAAGATAAGAAAATTCCATTCTACTTACTTGGGTGCGGATGAAGATGTTGATGAATCACATCCCAAACTTGGTGAAGATGAAGAGGATGGTGTTATATTGAAGAGCATACCA GTTTGTGATGATAGACATTCAGAACTGATTCCTTGCTTAGACAGAAACCTTATCTACGAAAGAAGGTTGAAGTTGGATCTGTCTGTGATGGAGCATTACGAGAGACACTGCCCAGTGCCTGAAAGACGATATAACTGTTTGATTCCACCTCCTCCTGGATATAAG aTCCCAATCAAGTGGCCTAAAAGCCGAGACGAGGTATGGAAAGCAAATATACCTCATACGCACCTTGCGACCGAGAAGTCTGACCAAAAGTGGATGGTTGTCAAAGGTGAAAAGATTGGATTTCCTGGAGGAGGTACTCACTTCCATTATGGAGCTGGCAAGTACATCGCATCAATGGCTAAT ATGCTCAACTTTCCTAAGAACATTTTAAATAATGGAGGAAGGCTCCGAACAGTCCTTGATGTTGGTTGTGGTGTTGCTAGTTTTGGAGGATACCTGCTGTCTTCTGATATTATCGCAATGTCCTTGGCACCTAATGATGTTCATCAAAATCAGATCCAGTTTGCATTGGAGAGAGGAATTCCTGCATATCTTGGTGTTTTAGGGACCAAGAGACTCCCTTACCCAAGTAGATCTTTTGAACTGGCTCATTGTTCTCGCTGTAGGATTGATTGGCTTCAAAGGGATGGGATACTTCTCCTTGAGTTAGATAGGGTACTTAGACCAGGAGGTTATTTTGCCTACTCATCTCCTGAAGCCTATGCACAGGATGAAGAGGACCTTAGAATTTGGAAAGCAATGAGTGCCCTTGTGGAGCGGATGTGCTGGAAAATTGCTGCTAAAAGGAACCAAACTGTTATTTGGGTCAAGCCGCTGACTAATGATTGTTACATGGAAAGACCGCCTGGTACTCAACCACCACTTTGCAGATCGGATGATGATCCAGATGCAGTCTATAATGTGAAAATGGAGGCTTGCATCACGCCGTACTCTGAGC aaaaccatAGAGCAAGAGGAAGTGGTTTGGCTCCTTGGCCTACTCGATTGACTACACCTCCACCCCGTCTTGGTGATTTCGGCTATTCCAGCGACATATTTGAAAAGGACATG GAAGCTTGGCAACGAAGAGTTGAAAATTACTGGAATCTTTTGAGCCCAAAGATTAGTTCCGACACAATAAGGAATGTGATGGACATGAAGGCAAACCTGGGTTCATTTGCAGGGGCTTTGAAGAACAAAGATGTGTGGGTTATGAATGTGGTGCCAGAAGACGGACCTAACACACTTAAAATAATATACGACAGAGGACTGATAGGCTCAGTACACAACTG GTGTGAAGCCTACTCAACCTACCCACGAACTTATGATCTACTTCATGCCTGGACCATCTTCTCCGACATTGAAAGGAAAGGATGTAGCGGTGTTGACTTGTTAATTGAGATGGATCGCATCTTGAGGCCCAAAGGTTTCATCATTGTGCGTGATAACCGAAAGGTGGTGGAGTTCATAAACAAACATATGAAGGCGTTACACTGGGAAGCAGTGGCTACCGCTGATGCGGAGGGAGGCACCGAGAAAGATGATGATGTGGTGTTTATTATCCAGAAAAAGATTTGGCGTACGAGCGAGAGCTTTAGAAATGTAGAATAG
- the LOC137728051 gene encoding probable methyltransferase PMT3, whose amino-acid sequence MSRGRADGSQKKRLVTSVLVLVIICGLLYLYSKKSGSSALEYGSKIRKFGSTYLGVDEDVDESPPKFGDDEEDGVILKSIPVCDDRHSELIPCLDRNLIYETRLKLDLSVMEHYERHCPVPERRYNCLIPPPPGYKIPIKWPKSRDEVWKANIPHTHLATEKSDQKWMVVKGEKIGFPGGGTHFHYGADKYIASMANMLNFPENILNNGGRLRTVLDVGCGVASFGGYLLSSDIIAMSLAPNDVHQNQIQFALERGIPAYLGVLGTKRLPYPSRSFELAHCSRCRIDWLQRDGILLLELDRVLRPGGYFAYSSPEAYAQDEEDLRIWKAMSALVERMCWRIAAKKNQTVIWVKPLTNDCYMERPPGTQPPLCRSDDDPDAVYNVKMEACITPYSEQNHRARGSGLAPWPARLTTPPPRLGDFGYSSDIFEKDMEVWQKRVENYWNLLSPKINSDTIRNVMDMKANLGSFAGALKSKDVWVMNVVPEDGPNTLKIIYDRGLIGSVHNWCEAYSTYPRTYDLLHAWTLFSDIERKGCSGVDLLIEMDRILRPKGFIIVRDNRKVVEFINKYMKALHWEAVATADAEGGTEQDDDVLFVIQKKIWHTSESFRNVD is encoded by the exons ATGTCTCGGGGGAGGGCTGATGGGAGCCAAAAGAAACGTTTGGTCACCTCAGTTCTTGTTTTGGTGATCATTTGTGGTCTCCTATATTTGTATTCTAAGAAAAGTGGTTCCTCCGCTCTCGAGTATGGCAGTAAGATTAGAAAATTTGGTTCTACTTACTTGGGTGTGGATGAAGATGTTGACGAATCACCTCCCAAATTTGGTGACGATGAAGAGGATGGCGTTATATTGAAGAGCATACCG GTTTGTGATGATAGACATTCAGAACTGATTCCTTGCTTAGACAGAAACCTTATCTACGAAACAAGATTGAAATTGGATCTGTCTGTGATGGAGCACTACGAGAGACACTGCCCAGTGCCTGAAAGGCGATATAACTGTTTGATTCCACCTCCTCCTGGATATAAG aTCCCAATCAAGTGGCCTAAAAGCCGAGACGAGGTATGGAAAGCAAATATACCTCATACCCACCTTGCAACTGAGAAGTCTGACCAAAAGTGGATGGTTGTCAAAGGTGAAAAGATTGGATTTCCTGGAGGAGGTACTCACTTCCATTATGGAGCTGACAAGTACATCGCATCAATGGCTAAT ATGCTCAACTTTCCTGAGAACATTTTAAATAATGGAGGAAGACTCCGAACAGTCCTTGATGTTGGTTGTGGTGTTGCTAGTTTTGGAGGATACCTGCTGTCTTCTGATATTATTGCAATGTCCTTGGCACCTAATGATGTTCATCAAAATCAGATCCAGTTTGCATTGGAGAGAGGAATTCCTGCATATCTTGGTGTTTTAGGGACCAAGAGACTCCCTTACCCTAGTAGATCCTTCGAACTGGCTCATTGTTCTCGCTGTAGGATTGATTGGCTTCAAAGGGATGGGATACTTCTCCTTGAGTTAGATAGGGTACTTAGACCAGGAGGTTATTTTGCCTACTCATCTCCTGAAGCCTACGCACAGGATGAAGAGGATCTTAGAATTTGGAAAGCTATGAGTGCCCTTGTGGAACGGATGTGCTGGAGAATTGCTGCTAAAAAGAACCAAACTGTTATTTGGGTCAAGCCGTTGACTAATGATTGTTACATGGAAAGACCGCCTGGTACTCAACCACCTCTTTGCAGATCGGATGATGATCCAGATGCTGTCTATAATGTGAAAATGGAGGCTTGCATCACACCATACTCTGAGC aaaaccatAGAGCAAGAGGAAGTGGTTTGGCTCCTTGGCCTGCTCGATTGACTACGCCTCCACCCCGTCTTGGTGATTTCGGATATTCCAGTGACATATTTGAAAAAGACATG GAAGTTTGgcaaaaaagagttgaaaattaCTGGAATCTTTTGAGCCCAAAGATTAATTCCGACACAATAAGGAATGTGATGGACATGAAGGCAAACCTGGGTTCATTTGCAGGGGCTTTGAAGAGCAAAGATGTTTGGGTTATGAATGTGGTGCCAGAAGACGGACCTAACACACTAAAAATAATATACGACAGAGGACTGATAGGCTCAGTACATAATTG GTGTGAAGCCTACTCGACCTACCCACGAACTTATGATCTACTTCACGCTTGGACCCTCTTCTCCGATATTGAAAGGAAAGGATGTAGCGGAGTTGATTTGTTAATTGAGATGGATCGCATCCTGAGGCCCAAAGGTTTCATCATTGTGCGTGATAACCGAAAGGTGGTGGAGTTcataaacaaatatatgaaGGCGTTACACTGGGAAGCAGTGGCTACCGCTGATGCAGAGGGAGGCACCGAGCAGGATGATGATGTGCTGTTTGTTATCCAGAAAAAGATTTGGCATACGAGCGAGAGCTTTAGAAATGTAGATTAG
- the LOC137728920 gene encoding uncharacterized protein isoform X1 has product MANNISESLKGKKRPREADIDAPTGDFDQIPRLEENLTFSSTLVGLRMMRAQFPNNEKTLRREKVLRVFKLNTGQDDHAIIFWDNYLCQVCLQEYLDVYSEAGLHVIIYFLSEECFSILLSCCKKK; this is encoded by the exons ATGGCGAATAATATTTCAGAATCTTTGAAAGGTAAAAAACGCCCGCGAGAAGCAGACATTGATGCCCCAACCGGCGATTTCGATCAGATTCCAAGACTAG AGGAAAATCTTACATTCAGCAGCACGTTGGTTGGGCTTCGGATGATGCGAGCTCAGTTTCCGAACAACGAAAAG ACTCTAAGAAGAGAGAAAGTACTACGGGTTTTCAAGTTAAATACTGGACAAGACGATCATGCAATAATCTTTTGGGATAATTATCTTTGCCAGGTTTGTTTACAAGAATATTTAGATGTTTATTCAGAAGCAGGATTGCATGTTATCATATATTTTCTAAGTGAGGAATGCTTCTCAATCTTGCTATCTTGTTGTAAAAAGAAGTAA
- the LOC137728920 gene encoding uncharacterized protein isoform X2, with product MANNISESLKGKKRPREADIDAPTGDFDQIPRLEENLTFSSTLVGLRMMRAQFPNNEKTLRREKVLRVFKLNTGQDDHAIIFWDNYLCQMERVVKRFEEKDEDILEVFKWFK from the exons ATGGCGAATAATATTTCAGAATCTTTGAAAGGTAAAAAACGCCCGCGAGAAGCAGACATTGATGCCCCAACCGGCGATTTCGATCAGATTCCAAGACTAG AGGAAAATCTTACATTCAGCAGCACGTTGGTTGGGCTTCGGATGATGCGAGCTCAGTTTCCGAACAACGAAAAG ACTCTAAGAAGAGAGAAAGTACTACGGGTTTTCAAGTTAAATACTGGACAAGACGATCATGCAATAATCTTTTGGGATAATTATCTTTGCCAG ATGGAAAGGGTTGTGAAAAGATTCGAAGAAAAGGACGAAgatattcttgaagtttttaaGTGGTTTAAATGA